CTCACGGATGTCTCTCGGAGGCTTGCCGGTATGTACGCAACACGTTGGTCACTCGCTGCGACACTTGGTATTGCGGCTACGTTATTGACAGCCTTATCGATCTCAGCCAGAGCAGACGAACCCGCCAAGCTGATCGACAGTGAATCTCGCTGGCTGACCGTCGCCAAGCCGGTCGTTCGCGAAGCTGCTGACTACGGCTTCAAGACTTGGCTGCGCAAACGCGTTCTTCGCGAAGAAGACGAGGCGAAGTTTGGCCTCGTCATACGAGATGACTTGACGCAAGCTGACCCCGCGTTGCCACTGGTTGTTCAGGTCCACGGCTACAACTCCAACTGCGAACGCAATGCTGCGGTAATGGAGCCGTTCGCCGAACGCGGCTACCCGTGTGGCGGATTCACCTACCCGAACGACTACAGCCTTCGTGAATCAGCAGAGCGACTTTCCCGGGAACTCAAGCAACTTGAAGAAAAACATCCCAAGAGGCGGGTCGCCCTGGTGACCCACTCGATGGGAGGTTTGGTTGCACGCGGCTGTCTCGAAGATCCGGCACTCGCGCCGCGAAACGTTGACCAATTGCTAATGATCGCCCCGCCATCACAGGGCACGTTGGTTGCACACTTTGCTGTCGCTACGGACGTCTGGGAGCATTGGCTTAGCCGCTCGCAAGGTGGGGCTTGGGCTCGCTGGCGTGACTCAGTAGTAGACGGACTTGGCGAAGCTGCCGACGATTTAGTCCCTGGTTCCCCATTCCTTACCGAGTTGAATTCCCGACCGCGCAACCCTGACGTTCGATACACGATCTTTTTAGGCACAGCGGCTACGATGTCCAACGAAGAAATGCGTTGGATCCGCAAAGCCATTCGCAAGACCGGAAGCAAACTCCCGGGAATCCGCGGATCCGCCAATCGCCTGGAGAAACTTCTCGAAGAGATGGATGAAGTTGTCGAAGGTAGGGGCGACGGAATCGTCTCCGTTGAACGAGGCAAGCTTGCTGGGGTCGACGATGTGATCGTCCTTCCATTCGGTCATCTTTCGGTAACCGACGCAGCCACATCAGACCCAGTTCGCCAAGTTCAAGAAGAGTTGCTGTCACGGGTGCGTTGATTGCTCGACTGTGTTGATAGTCTTCAAGTCGACTTGGCCTTGCTGGTCAGCCTGCCATATCACACCACTCGTGACGTCCAACGCAGTCAGCCATCCGCCACCGTAGCAATAGGTATCCAGACAGATGAGGTGTCCCAGGTTGACGACTTTGCCTTGCTTGTTCGAGGTGTGGCCAACCACGGCCGTCTTTCCTGTGAGATGCGGTAAAGGGATGCTCTCCCGCAGGGAAATCCAACGCATCTCATGCCACGGTTGCTTTGCCAAGGCGATGCCCGCTTCAAAATTTCCATGAGCGAAGAAGTGGCTCGCCGTCTCGAAGTAGTCGCCCCAAGACTGGATGAACTCAAGATGATTGGCGTCGAAAGAACTGAGCGTTCCACCTTCCAGGTAGGAATCGAGCGTTTCTTCCCCGCCGAATCCCAACCAAAGACTTAGCGGCATACGGCTTTCAACCACGTCGATCAACATCTGCTCGTGA
The Lacipirellulaceae bacterium genome window above contains:
- a CDS encoding metallophosphoesterase family protein, translated to MDDSEEPEPRVIAIGDIHGCLTAFRSLVEAIGICSGDTLVILGDVIDRGPDSRGVLDVLLELKDQCQLVCLLGNHEQMLIDVVESRMPLSLWLGFGGEETLDSYLEGGTLSSFDANHLEFIQSWGDYFETASHFFAHGNFEAGIALAKQPWHEMRWISLRESIPLPHLTGKTAVVGHTSNKQGKVVNLGHLICLDTYCYGGGWLTALDVTSGVIWQADQQGQVDLKTINTVEQSTHP
- a CDS encoding alpha/beta fold hydrolase codes for the protein MYATRWSLAATLGIAATLLTALSISARADEPAKLIDSESRWLTVAKPVVREAADYGFKTWLRKRVLREEDEAKFGLVIRDDLTQADPALPLVVQVHGYNSNCERNAAVMEPFAERGYPCGGFTYPNDYSLRESAERLSRELKQLEEKHPKRRVALVTHSMGGLVARGCLEDPALAPRNVDQLLMIAPPSQGTLVAHFAVATDVWEHWLSRSQGGAWARWRDSVVDGLGEAADDLVPGSPFLTELNSRPRNPDVRYTIFLGTAATMSNEEMRWIRKAIRKTGSKLPGIRGSANRLEKLLEEMDEVVEGRGDGIVSVERGKLAGVDDVIVLPFGHLSVTDAATSDPVRQVQEELLSRVR